Within the Papaver somniferum cultivar HN1 unplaced genomic scaffold, ASM357369v1 unplaced-scaffold_132, whole genome shotgun sequence genome, the region GGTGTTGGTTCTGTTGAGGATCTGAGAAGGGTTAAGAGCTCATTGAGCTGAGAAGATACAAGTAGTGAACTGGACCAACTGGTGCTGGAAGAATCAAGAGAAGATTACAGGGAAAGAAGGGATGGTTATAAAGTTGCAAACATGGAATGTGTGGTACAAAGAATGATGAATGAAGTCTGTTTGCGTATGGGTTAGAACAGGTTGCAGTGAAGATTGAAGCTCAAGCTATGAGCTGAAATGGGAACTGGAATTGAATGAATGTCTGAAAGCAGTAACTGGGGAATGAATTATACACAGGAGGAGCTGAAACATTGGCCTGGATCGACCGGAATCGGATTACGGCGAGTTGACTCACCGGTCCAGGAGCTAACTCAGGTGGATTTGGACTTGTTCTGACTGGGCTTTATCATGGGCCGTAAGCGGACAGTGGCAGATCGGTCGAGATTGAGAACACGACAGGATATAAAAGGCTTAAAAGCCTATTCACACAACAACAAAGGGAGGATatctttgcttctttctactttTGTTCTGGGATttaaacatgataggttttcttttccttcttgttatgaactccactcacatgtttagataattctcttttggttaaggaataagttggagttccaaccatgatatttatgcaatgaattagttttatctctattttttgttttgcttatgattcactttttaatattgttatatgatttgaatgcatgtttagtcgagtcgcgaatcgattaaattagttttcatctctattgctagattatggttattatatgcaaaagtgataattcctgattgcaagtagcataattgtgagtattgcttgtagtgatacatcctagtagtcacaagtggatcataacctttgttaaaacggattagtgcttttacacgttcgtttgcattgattagtcttatttcatagaacttagtgctcttagagcaactgcaatgggcgactaaacccaaatatatggTCCAGATACGTGACACAGTCGAACAGACTAAAGATCATAtaccagactaaacccaaatttgagactatatttggtctggagcaacgaccaaaaccaaatttggtcgagcgaaGTTATAATCTTCGTTCGTTAACAGACGTTTATATAATGCACGCTTCATCTGAAGCGGTGGTATAATTCTCGTCCCAAGATCAGACGGTTGTATAATATACGCCGTAGCTAGGCGAACCTATAATGTACGCCTGATCGGGCGttagtataatgtccgcctgataACAGGCGTGAGTATAATGTTCGTCCCATTAAGGCATGCATTATACCTTAAGTACATTTTTGTTAATGCTTTATACATGTGCTCAAGCTAAAGAATATAGCTAGTTAGTAGTtaattgattttagtatataccACGTCTAGTTTAGAAGTACTAAAACCCGTACAATTGTATCACTGTATACAATAGCTCCACTAGTAGTTAAAGTACAGACTAGCCAATTACTAACTTGCTGGTCTTGATTCGATTTaacttttaacaattttgactaaCTGCAAAACGATAGATGGGAgtgcggagattatatcaacgcccctgtCCCGGTgtgcattatataaacgccccatCCGGCGtggattatatcaacgcccctatTCCAGGcgtaaactatataaacgccccacATAAAACGTTtgctatatcaacgccccatatcCGGCGTttactatatcaacgccccaaaCCGACGTTTACTATATCAACGCTCCACTATCAGACGTTGATTATATCTTcgctcgactaaatatactcGTTTATCGTTGCGTCACACTactgactaaactcaaatttgatcgtggtttttgatctttgatctttggttttgatcgcaccattgtggacgctcttagggagttaaacttaattgtgcttttacactttaggttgctttctaggtagaattcacattcgcatcttttaatatgGATGCTTGTTgaagacaagaggaaattagcgggatattcttgcgatcaagatatcctaggacttttaataaattgagattaaatatcaattctagttattgtttcaaatacatgtttgtgaatgaaaaccaatccttgatcaatattataatcttattgattttgctttatttatttgttttgctattattttattttagtatataaaaatcagaaaatccccctggctttacataagaaaccgaaacatgtgggaacgatcatttcttgcccttgcttcataatatattttgagtagtaagaaagtgtaattatttttgatgcCTGCGACAACGATCAAACAACGaagattattttgttttatataaATTTAGTGGCCTTCTTAAATTGAAACATTGTTTACATTGTTTATTATTGACTAGATTCTAAACGCATGCATTTTCGATCAAAGCTCCATCATCGACCAAATAGATGGGATATTTCTTGCTACAATATCTAACAAGTTTAGACGGCCCCTAGCAGGTGTAGATTTTTTCGCAAGAAAAATTGCTGAATGGACATGTGAGAAAGACAGGTAAATATCTAACAAGTCATTGGTAGATCAAGCTTACAATCTACCACCGATATGGTCACAACTCGGTCTAGAAAAGACGTGTTGACAAGTTGGACGGCAATATTTACACGAAAAGTGATaggttcatcaacaaaaggtgcaTTTCCTACACGTCACCCCTCTAATCGACACGTGTAAAGCTAATCCACTCCCATTGACATGTCTGTCCTTGACACGTGCTGTACACCATTTTCACCCTTCTCTGCCACATTGAATCATACAAAACCTTCACACCAACGaaaaaaaactaagaacaaaaaagaaaaccttttctttttctaTAAATACAGCTCCTCTGTACTTTCTTTAAATTTCTAAATTTGGTCGATAAATTGTGTGAATTTCTTAATATTGATTGATTTTGTAAAAGTGGGGTTTTGGTTATTTCGTACAATTTGAGGGAATCATACAGAAAGAAAAGTAATTTAGAAGGAAAATTTCGAGAAATTGAGAATTGAAAAATGGATGGACTCTGTTTCAAACAAGGAGTTAATGGGTTTTGTTATTCAAATTTACCATTTATCAACGGAAATGATCCTGTAAGAACACATTCTACACAGGTTAGTACTTTGGGGCGTTCAGGAAATGGAGTTTCTGTTGAAAATTCTGTTGTTTCTACCTCCTCTGCTCAACCACAGAAATCAAGATTTTCATTTACAAGACCACTTTTGAAATCTCTTTGGCTGAGTAGTAATGTtgaaaacagagaagaagaagaaaaaacagaggAGATTGATAATGGTGGTGGGGTTGAAAGAAAGACAGGGGAAGAAGAGAATGAGATGAATGGGACTAGTTGGGTTATGAAAATATTACATGCACAATCTGTttggaaagaagaagaattagagAATAAGAATGGAATTGATGTTTTTGAGAGAGAAAATGATCAAAGGgttgatttcgatgatgaaaaTGATTGCTCATTATgcaatggtgatgatgatgaagatgtttgtgaggttgatgaagaagatgagaatAATGAAAAGGTTGAGTTTGATAAAGATTCTTTCTCTAAATTGCTTCAAAAGGTGTCTTTAGCTGAAGCCAAAGTCTTAGCCAAAATCTCGTATTTGGGCAATTTAGCATACTCAATACCCAAGATCAAGGTACATTCATTTCGTTGTTTCCAAGTACTTTTTATTGAATTCTCATTGTAAATGATTTTTGGTTATTTAGCTCAACCAATTTCTGGATTTGTTGTAGGCTGAGAATCTTCTTAAACGACATAAATTGCGGTTTGTAACTTCATCGGTGGAGAAGGAAGCGCATCCGGCAAATGTCGAGGATAAATCGGGTTCTCCTCATGTTGAGGAAACGGAAAGACTTGCAGAGGGAATGGAAGAAACCGAGGAACAACGGAAGAACAGATATCAAATAAGTGCGTCGGCTGCTTATCACATTGCGGCTTCCGCTGCTTCTTACTTGCAATCTCACACAAGAGGTATTCTTTCTTTCAAATCGTCCAAGGATGGGAAGGAGGAGGTTTCAATTGGGGAAGGGAATGCTGAAGTGGGGAGTTCCAAAGCTGCTTCATTTGTAGCTACGTCAGACTCGGTTACAGCAGGAGTATCTGCAAAGGAGGAAACAAAGCGAGCAGTTGCGAAGGATTTGAGTTCGGCACATTCATCGCCATGTGCGTGGTTTATATGTGATGATGATCGTAGTGCTACGAGATTCTTTGTCATTCAGGTAAACTTTTTTTCCTTTCGCAATTCATTACATTTGTGGACTTCTTGTTGTTTTGACACCGACTTATAACATTGAAATCTATAATGTGCAGGGTTCGGAATCAATGGCTTCTTGGCAAGCAAATCTCCTCTTTGAGCCGGTTCAGTTTGAGGTAAACGTTATTGCGAAATgtatcaaaacaaaaaacaaaaaagttatTGCAAATGCATGTTAAGAATCTATGGTTGCTGTACAATCCGTTTTAGTTTATTGAGGAGTCATCTTGGTTCATGCAGGGACTAGATGTGCTGGTGCACAGAGGAATTTATGAAGCTGCAAAAGGAATTTATGAGTAAATGTTGCCCGAAGTCCATGCCCACTTAAAATCTCATGGTGATTCAGCAAGGCTTCGTTTCACTGGGCATTCACTTGGTGGAAGCTTGGCATTACTTGTAAATCTCATGTTGTTAATACGCCGTGAAGCACCACTATCTTCATTACTTCCTGTGGTAATGTTTGGTGCACCATCTATCTTGTGTGGGGGTGATCAGCTTCTTCGGAGGCTAGGCCTTCCTCGTAGTCATGTTAAAGCTATTACCATGCACCGAGACATTGTACCACGAGCCTTCTCGTGTAGTTATCCTGATCGTGTAGCTGAGCTTCTCAGGGCCGTAAATGGAAATTTTAGAAATCACCCTCGTCTTAAAAATCGGGTATAATCTCTAATCTAACTGTTGTCTTTTTTGGCTCCTAAACTGTTGTTGAGTATTTTCTTACCGCGAGTAATGTACTAACTGGATGCACATTTTGCACAACAGAAAATGCTGTATACACCTATGGGAGAGATCCTAATCTTACAGCCAGAAGAGAAATTTTCGCCACACCATGAACTCCTCCCTTCTGGCAGTGGTCTATACCTTCTAAGCTGTCCTTTGTCGCATTTGAAAGACAAAGAGAAGCATCTCCGTGCTGCTCAAGCTGTTTTTTTCAATTCGCCGCACCCATTGCTGAGTGATCGCGCTGCATATGGTTCTGACGGTACAATCTACAGGGATCATGACATGTATTCCTACTTAAGATCCGTCCTAGGTGTGATCCGTCTTGAGCACAACCAAATCAGGAAGGTCAAAAGAAAAACCCGTCGTGAAGTGTGGTGGCAGATCGTTACTCCACGGGAAACCCCTAATTCTGGCATAGTGAGTCATCAAGTAACATCAAGTCCCATGAGCAGGCAACCACTAAATTTTGCTGGTGCATTTCAAAATGGGGGGCAGTCATTGAAGAGGTTCAGTAGATTAGTTGCATCACAACACATGCAGCTATTCGTTATTCTCATGATCCCAGCTCGAATGTTGCTGGTGGATTGTATCATGTAACTGGTTGAACACGGCTCGGACACGCTTGTGGTTATTATCATGCAAGCGTGTCTTTGCCCCCGCTGTATAGGTGGAAGATCTGAACAGCAGATGACACTTGATTCTTTATTCAATTGTAAAATTTACTCAACattaatgaaaatgaaaaatccaTAATTTTACATTATTTAGTCAGAAAGGTAGGGCAAAGCAAGTGGCCTACCAGTGGCGTGTTGATGCTAGGTTTAACAATGCAACTAGAACATGTAAATTCGGGATTTTTAGCAACATAATGGAAGCAAAGAAGATATTGCACAACCCACATGGGTGTGCTTCTTTGTACACAACCATCATGCCAATTCTCGCGTCAACTGTGATACTGATAAAAGCCAAGAAAGACCCTCCCAAAAAAGCACCAAAATCACGTCCAAGTCTATCTACTTAGGAAGACGATGATGGACGCTTCAAGTGAAGATGCGAAACCAATAGACAAAATAGGATTCTTCCTTGCACAAACAACTAATCAAAGTCTCAAAAGAGAGCCGAGTTCAATCATTCATTCGGCAAGTGCGGTCCCTGTTCGTTTTTGTCCTGTCTCATATTTTCGATGGCAATTTGCTAACTCTGGTCCCGTTTCTTTCCTTCTACGCAGGTGAGTGCAATGTTGATAAATTAGAGGATCCTGCCACGCAAGATACATTATCCATTGCTTATTTTCATGTCCTTATCTCAGCAAAAATAATTCCTTATTTTCCAAATTTTAGTCAGTATTCACGCTCTCGTTAAAAATCTGTTACTATATATAAAGAGAACTCCCATTGCCACAGTAAGTGAATAGTGAATGAAGCtattaattttcaaaacccaactTTGCCCTTAATTTTAGAGCTTTTGTCCAAAATGTTTAAAATTATATGTGGCCAAAACCGTAAAAGTAAGAAATGAACTAGAGATTTTAAGACTAGGAATAGAGCAGGTCCCATTAAGGCAATGGCTGATTTTTGAACTTTTATGCGTACAGTGGGTAGAAGGGGAAGCACGTGCAGTATACTAGTATACGGGTACATATACATTGTAcgcttgcttcaaaaaaaaacaaacacaaataTTGTACGCCAACAAATGTTACTATTTTGACACGTATTTGAAGTGGTAATCGCTGCATGTCAGCATGTTATCttaagaaacctattatagggctCCAAGATTTTAGTTTTGACAAGATGACAAAAAATCGGGTCATCAAACAGTGATATACAAAAACCATTACCCCAATGATTAATTAATGTTAGTAATTAGGTTAACTAAATTAAACAAAATTTATGATAAGATTAGTAATAAAATTAGACTAATTATTTGATTTATTGTTAATATTTGAAAACCAGaatcaaaaactcatggatttatttttttttgaaaattgaagTTACGGTTGGAAAACCTAACCGTATATAAAACATACGGTTGcgagttcatattttcccaaccgaAGAAAAAGTCTGGGTAAGTTacggttaggtttcccaaccgtaACAAACATCTGGACAACTTACGGTTAGaaaatttttgatattttttctgaaaatttgacATACGGTTGGGTTTCCTTACTATAAAATATATTTACGGTAGGGAAAATATTGGTTTCCTAACCTATTCACTCGAGAAACCAATTTAGATCTCTAATTTTGAtcaaaatctgatatatttttgcaaaaaaaatatgTGGATTTATGGATTCTTACCTAGCTTAAGTCATTACTGGCTTAAAATCGATAATTATCAtcgttaaagaaaaaaaatggataaaaagagaagagacgATGCATGACGATAAGAGAGCAAGAAGAGGCGGAGTAGAAGAAGAGAAGGAggcgtttttttcctttttagttTAGGTTTAGTTTTGATTAAATTAAGGATTGAAAAAATTAGGTTTGAAATCCCTATATTAATTAAATTTAGGTTTGGAGCCCTTATATtaattagatttaggtttggAATCCCTGTATTAGATGTCCCTCATCCATATTTAGGATAGTTGAATCCATAGGAGCCTCAAAACCAAATCCTTGGAACCCTATAATAGATTTCTATATTAAACTCACAAACAatatttttgtaaatttattaattaaagtacttGAACACTCGTAGAAAATTAGAATAAATTTTGGGTCGGGATCATGTGACAAAATTGTTTGACAAAACATCTTGACAAATTTGTTAACCACCGGATGAGAGATATTTAATGGCCCTTGTTAGTGATGTCGTAGCCTATAACTACTCCATCTCCGGCTAAGAATTAGCTGAACCAAAAAGATACATTCGAAAGGAAAAACTATATACAACTCATATTTTTTTGTGCATTCCTAActtcagaatttttttttctttaggttTAATTATACTTCTTCACCTGCTTCTCGTCATACAAGAGTACTCTGTCTTTATCAACTTTGCTATTAGTTCGTCAAATCTTTCCTCTAGAATGTACGTGTAAAGTAATGATCATGTCAGTGCACTCACACATACATTGGATGTTGCCATTTTCTTCTATAGGGATCATGGCTGGTGATTTAAAATTATAAACTGATATGTTACAACCTACGAGAACAAAAATTGCTTAAATTGTACAGATTAGAAGTAATAAGTATGAAGATCGGATCAGTTGGTATTCAATCAATTAAAACTCAACCTATAAGTATAGTTGAATATGTTGGAATTATTAGATCATAATCTATCAGTAAACTCATGGAtgattcaagaacacgaagaagagCATCTTCTAAAACTAGAAGAATTTTTTGGAAATCCATAATTatgaaaatgaataaaaaaaattacaagttgAACATAATCATATATGAGAAGCCTAAATAGTAGCCAAGAGTTTGCAGCTTGCCATCGAAGAATAAAGATCCTGATGGATGGTGCAAAAGGATGTAAATAAAATATAGGTTGTGTTTCaagtttttcctttaatattttcttAGCTCCGCTAATTTGAGCCGTCTAGAGGAAGGAAAGTAGTTATGGGCCATGTCAGTATTAATAGGGTCCACTGGATAACTGTCATCCAACGGTCTAATTATTTTGTTAAAGAAGGTTGTCAAACCATTTTGTCAAGCGATCCCAACCCATAAATTTTAtactcatattttttattttatttttcataagcAACTTTTCTAGGTATACATGAACAGCTAGCAGAAGCCAAATAGGAGATCCAGATCagaaacaaaataaggaaaaaatacAAGCTACAAGACTTGAGCTGAAAAGAGATATGTCTTTAACAAAATACTTGCTCGTTGACTTCCCTTAAAATTTCCAATTGAAATTGGTCGATGGATTTCTTGGCATCACTTTCCACAATGATATATGTAAGTTGAAGTTACACTGCCTTCTTCAACACATCCCAAGTGACCCCGgtttctgcttcttcttcttctttttttttttttttttgaggaaaaaaCGATATATTGGAAAATGAAAAAAGAGTACAGGGATAGTTACAATGGAATGTACAACATGATCAAACGATCAaccaaaataaagaaagaaaaaacctcACTTACATAACAACAACTTCATCCCAGTTATGAATCATTTGATCCATTGAGAAGCACGAAAAATCTTCCTTTTCATGTTTCACAAGCAACTGTTCAACTTTACCGTATGCACCAGTTCATCTTTGGATTTATGTCTTCCTCCATGCACCCTGTTATTTCTCTCCAACCAAACTATCCATAAAATCGCGAAGGGAAGAAGCTTCCACACTATTTTCCCACGCCTTGCCACATTGTGAATACTCCAACTCACTAGCATCTCCTTGATATCATTCTCCATAACCCACGACACCTGTAAAGAATATATAAATCCGTCCCAAATGTGACCAACCCAATTGTAGAGTATAAAGAGATGATCTACAGTTTCCACTTCTGCATTACAAGAAACAAAAGTAAACTTCAAAAGTAATAGCAGCACAAAAGGAAGGTTTGCCTGTCGAGTCGCGCATTATGTAGCCTGCATCATTATCCATGgagatacaatcaaaaccactATCAATATCACATTTAATCCAGTCAGGAGGGAGAGGCATCCAAGTTACAACACCAATCACATTAACAAATAGAGAAATAGTATGAGGGATTCTTAAAAAAATCATGGCTCTAGATTTAACAATTACAACAGAAGGattttctttatgttttttttttatatcaaaaGTAAGGTTGTTTCTACAACTCCAGAAAGACCACATTAAAGCAACGAACAATTTTTTAGGCTCTTCAGATACACAAATTACAACATTAACACGAActaacctgttagagcatagcttggttgaacccaccaagcgttggtatgtcaagtttggttgtcatattttagtgaaacaaatctcatttaaagagtcgcttgattatttactagagtaaacttcgtgtaggttagcttgaaagtattaggatatgagacattacaagtattacgtgaagacttgaagaatgtgaagaagtaaggagctacaacgacgacatcatccttccacttgaggttagtaatatttgacttgaactgtttcattccctaacgaatatctttcaagttgtgcatattgaaaagatAACTGCGAagatatgaatgattatactctagttagacatagtattaaggaattacaatgcgaagtataacgtctatattttgaacttcgtatataagacgtcgacataatcgtatgaatggtaTTGTGATTCTGTacgggtatgagtgaagatttcgccctaggaaacaatgttttacattcatttaaaggaagtaaattcataaaattgttttgtgaatcgaaagggaaatcgttaggcttattgtattgttattcattgcaaatcttttgaattaccaatatgtgtgtttagtataaccgctcataacttgtt harbors:
- the LOC113332697 gene encoding phospholipase A1 PLIP2, chloroplastic-like — encoded protein: MDGLCFKQGVNGFCYSNLPFINGNDPVRTHSTQVSTLGRSGNGVSVENSVVSTSSAQPQKSRFSFTRPLLKSLWLSSNVENREEEEKTEEIDNGGGVERKTGEEENEMNGTSWVMKILHAQSVWKEEELENKNGIDVFERENDQRVDFDDENDCSLCNGDDDEDVCEVDEEDENNEKVEFDKDSFSKLLQKVSLAEAKVLAKISYLGNLAYSIPKIKAENLLKRHKLRFVTSSVEKEAHPANVEDKSGSPHVEETERLAEGMEETEEQRKNRYQISASAAYHIAASAASYLQSHTRGILSFKSSKDGKEEVSIGEGNAEVGSSKAASFVATSDSVTAGVSAKEETKRAVAKDLSSAHSSPCAWFICDDDRSATRFFVIQGSESMASWQANLLFEPVQFEGLDVLVHRGIYEAAKGIYE
- the LOC113333226 gene encoding phospholipase A1 PLIP2, chloroplastic-like; its protein translation is MLPEVHAHLKSHGDSARLRFTGHSLGGSLALLVNLMLLIRREAPLSSLLPVVMFGAPSILCGGDQLLRRLGLPRSHVKAITMHRDIVPRAFSCSYPDRVAELLRAVNGNFRNHPRLKNRKMLYTPMGEILILQPEEKFSPHHELLPSGSGLYLLSCPLSHLKDKEKHLRAAQAVFFNSPHPLLSDRAAYGSDGTIYRDHDMYSYLRSVLGVIRLEHNQIRKVKRKTRREVWWQIVTPRETPNSGIVSHQVTSSPMSRQPLNFAGAFQNGGQSLKRFSRLVASQHMQLFVILMIPARMLLVDCIM